Proteins encoded within one genomic window of Granulicella pectinivorans:
- a CDS encoding ParB/RepB/Spo0J family partition protein, with product MLVRPLTENGFEIIAGARRYRAAQMAEVPTVPVRIVHLTDAEAVEAALVENLIRADVHPMEEATGFARLLALDEPKYSIEQLAARTGKNPAYVASRLKLIDLVPIVVEAFYRDEIGVGHALLLAKLPADQQGLALQACFKEVYNGGDKPTRILLPVRNLQFWIDSNILLILKDAPFKKRDAQLVPAAGSCADYPKRTGHNKLLFDDDLGRQGDRCTDPNCYGAKVSARVAQTVAAKPELVQISTAYGAPKDRSAVLPRNKYTAIRDDKPKLKDDAKRPEFKVCKFTTEAIITEGSDVGTIHKVCANPKCPSIIRSSQTAAKMRSGRPSRTCSARNRPSPTRPASVSSLR from the coding sequence TTGCTGGTTCGGCCACTGACCGAGAACGGCTTCGAGATCATCGCCGGAGCACGGCGTTACCGCGCCGCGCAGATGGCCGAAGTCCCGACCGTGCCCGTCCGCATTGTCCATCTAACCGATGCCGAAGCGGTGGAAGCTGCTCTCGTCGAGAACCTGATTCGAGCCGACGTGCATCCGATGGAAGAAGCAACCGGCTTCGCCCGGCTGCTGGCGCTGGACGAGCCGAAGTACTCCATCGAACAGTTGGCCGCGCGTACCGGAAAGAATCCCGCTTACGTCGCGTCGCGTCTCAAGTTGATTGACCTCGTTCCAATCGTGGTCGAGGCCTTCTATCGCGATGAGATTGGCGTGGGGCACGCGCTCTTGCTGGCGAAGCTGCCCGCCGACCAACAGGGACTCGCGCTCCAGGCATGTTTCAAGGAGGTCTACAACGGTGGAGACAAGCCCACCCGTATCCTACTGCCCGTCCGCAACCTGCAATTCTGGATTGATAGCAATATCCTATTGATCCTGAAAGATGCGCCGTTCAAAAAGCGGGATGCGCAGCTTGTCCCCGCTGCTGGCAGTTGTGCCGACTACCCGAAGAGGACAGGACATAACAAGCTGCTGTTTGACGATGACCTCGGAAGACAGGGTGACAGATGCACCGACCCCAATTGCTACGGTGCCAAAGTTTCAGCGCGCGTCGCGCAGACCGTCGCCGCGAAGCCGGAGTTGGTACAGATCAGCACCGCCTATGGCGCACCGAAAGATAGGAGCGCTGTATTGCCACGCAACAAGTACACGGCCATTCGGGACGATAAGCCGAAATTGAAAGACGATGCAAAGCGGCCCGAGTTCAAGGTGTGCAAGTTCACCACTGAGGCCATCATCACGGAAGGCAGCGACGTTGGAACTATCCATAAGGTGTGTGCCAATCCCAAATGCCCGTCCATCATCCGGAGCAGCCAAACAGCGGCAAAGATGAGAAGTGGAAGGCCGAGCAGGACATGCAGCGCAAGGAACAGGCCATCGCCAACACGACCGGCCTCCGTGTCCTCGCTGCGGTGA
- a CDS encoding isocitrate lyase/PEP mutase family protein, with protein sequence MRRSNSLTQLAKAEAFRSLHDGKGAFVIPNPWDLGTARLLEHLGFKALASTSLGLACSHGLRDNSVPIDIVFEHLTEMAEGTNLPITADLGNGFGDSPHAVGRAILLAAETGVVGGSIEDSTGRGDEPVYPIDLASERIRAAAAAAGSLSFPFTLTARAENYVVGRTNLADTIARLQAYQEAGADVLYAPGLRDAKEVAEVVRSLDRPVNVLLGSEGVSLSVKDLDLLGVKRISVGGSLAKAAIGEFLRAATELRDQGTTTYQLRAATSEQIREFFG encoded by the coding sequence ATGAGACGGTCCAACAGCTTAACCCAGTTAGCAAAGGCTGAAGCCTTTCGTTCTCTCCACGACGGAAAGGGCGCGTTCGTGATCCCAAATCCCTGGGACTTAGGGACGGCACGGCTCCTTGAGCATCTTGGATTCAAGGCTCTTGCCAGCACGAGTCTCGGCCTGGCCTGTAGCCACGGCTTGCGGGATAACTCCGTTCCGATTGATATTGTGTTCGAACACCTGACGGAGATGGCGGAGGGCACGAACTTACCCATAACCGCAGATCTAGGAAACGGATTTGGGGACTCGCCGCACGCGGTAGGCCGGGCCATTCTGCTTGCAGCAGAGACCGGAGTTGTGGGCGGATCGATTGAAGACAGCACGGGGCGGGGCGACGAGCCTGTCTATCCCATCGATCTCGCGTCTGAACGCATCCGAGCAGCGGCAGCGGCGGCGGGAAGCTTATCATTCCCATTTACGCTCACGGCCCGTGCTGAGAACTACGTGGTTGGCCGAACGAATCTCGCTGACACCATCGCACGGCTTCAGGCGTATCAGGAGGCGGGTGCGGATGTGCTTTACGCGCCTGGGCTCCGCGACGCTAAGGAAGTCGCGGAGGTTGTACGCTCCTTGGATCGACCGGTCAATGTGCTGCTCGGATCTGAGGGGGTTTCTCTCTCCGTGAAGGATCTGGACTTACTCGGCGTAAAGAGAATCAGCGTGGGAGGTTCTCTGGCGAAGGCAGCCATAGGTGAGTTTCTCCGGGCTGCTACCGAACTTCGCGACCAAGGCACCACAACGTATCAATTGCGGGCGGCAACTAGCGAACAGATTAGGGAGTTCTTTGGGTGA
- a CDS encoding EamA family transporter, with product MTWVLWAVLSAVFAAGTAVLAKVGVEGVDSNLATAVRTSVIVVFTWAIAIGLGKHGGLGLIGRRSWVFLVLSGVCTGLSWLCYFRALQMGEASRVAPVDKLSVVLVILFAAAFLGERLTWMKAVGGVLIAAGAVVLALA from the coding sequence ATGACTTGGGTGCTCTGGGCGGTTTTGTCGGCGGTGTTCGCAGCGGGTACGGCGGTTCTGGCGAAGGTTGGGGTGGAGGGTGTCGACTCCAACCTGGCGACGGCGGTGCGAACGAGTGTGATTGTGGTGTTTACATGGGCCATTGCGATTGGATTGGGGAAGCATGGCGGGCTGGGCTTGATTGGACGCCGGAGTTGGGTGTTCCTCGTGCTTTCAGGGGTGTGTACGGGCCTTTCATGGCTTTGCTATTTTCGGGCTCTGCAGATGGGGGAGGCGAGCCGGGTGGCTCCGGTGGACAAGCTGAGCGTGGTGCTGGTGATCCTGTTTGCGGCGGCGTTTCTGGGTGAGAGGCTGACGTGGATGAAGGCGGTGGGGGGCGTGCTGATTGCGGCGGGGGCGGTGGTTCTGGCTTTGGCTTGA
- a CDS encoding TIGR03435 family protein: protein MHPLRTLVACALLSVAASAQSTPPAYELVSTVKPSHSSDTRLRISMAVDSITIRDATVRDLLSNTYGLRATLIFNLPKWAESDRFDIRAKVLSDDANYLQHMTRAQRRAIYLQLLADRFGVQAHTESRTLPVYELVRTGPGPHLIENPPPPPSDKPEPIKPGHNGRGSTSVIGTTLDATGVRIGDLCANLGRILDRTIIDKTGLASFYDIALAWKDPAATEDATQESGPSLFTAVQEQLGLKLNPSKGPVEVLIVDKASQPKED from the coding sequence ATGCATCCCCTTCGAACCCTCGTCGCCTGCGCGCTCCTGTCCGTTGCGGCTTCAGCACAAAGCACTCCACCCGCATACGAACTCGTCTCCACCGTAAAGCCCAGCCACTCCTCCGACACCCGCCTCCGCATCAGCATGGCCGTCGACTCCATCACCATCCGCGACGCCACCGTCAGGGACCTCCTCTCCAACACCTACGGCCTCCGCGCCACGCTCATCTTCAATCTGCCCAAATGGGCCGAGTCCGACCGCTTCGACATCCGCGCCAAAGTCCTCTCCGACGACGCCAACTACCTCCAGCACATGACCCGCGCCCAGCGCCGCGCCATCTACCTGCAACTCCTCGCCGACCGCTTCGGTGTCCAGGCCCACACCGAGAGCCGCACCCTCCCCGTCTACGAACTGGTCAGAACCGGCCCAGGCCCACATCTCATCGAAAACCCGCCGCCCCCACCATCCGACAAGCCCGAGCCCATCAAACCCGGCCACAACGGCCGCGGCAGCACCTCCGTCATCGGCACCACGCTGGACGCAACCGGTGTCCGTATCGGCGACCTGTGCGCCAACCTCGGCCGCATCCTCGACCGCACCATCATCGACAAAACCGGCCTCGCCAGCTTCTACGACATCGCCCTCGCCTGGAAAGATCCCGCTGCAACCGAAGACGCCACCCAGGAGTCCGGCCCATCCCTCTTCACCGCTGTACAAGAGCAGCTAGGCTTAAAACTCAACCCATCGAAAGGCCCGGTAGAAGTCCTCATAGTAGACAAAGCCTCCCAACCAAAGGAAGACTAA
- a CDS encoding tyrosine-type recombinase/integrase, translating to MQASPLAAYGMPPQKKRITIQYALEKYLTDAKSRGLEKATLSKLDTTFKKQFLPWAIGEGFEYLDEIDLDAAQNFRSTWTDGALAKSKKQERLIGFFWSCVRRGYITQNPALEMGKIKVIHVPTDYFPRDEFDKIVDATYVYGDPRGGFIPLEDLRLRLRAMTLLMRWSGLRIRDAVTLEKPRLQGDSLFLYQAKTGTPVYVPLPPFVVKTLNELPPGARPNPRYFFWSGNGEPKSAVANWQRAFRRLFEIAAIKKLDGTLKRCHPHMFRDTFAVENLLAGIPIDQVSLLLGHASVRITEKSYAPFVKARQLQLQESVRNAWQIASL from the coding sequence ATGCAAGCTTCGCCGCTTGCCGCTTATGGAATGCCTCCCCAGAAGAAACGAATCACGATCCAATACGCGCTCGAGAAATATCTGACCGACGCGAAGAGCCGGGGCCTGGAGAAGGCTACCCTTTCCAAACTCGACACTACGTTCAAGAAGCAGTTCCTCCCGTGGGCGATCGGTGAAGGTTTTGAATATCTCGATGAGATTGATCTTGATGCCGCTCAGAACTTCCGCTCCACCTGGACGGATGGCGCGCTCGCCAAATCAAAGAAGCAGGAACGTCTCATTGGTTTCTTCTGGTCTTGTGTGCGACGTGGATATATCACCCAGAACCCTGCGCTTGAGATGGGCAAGATCAAGGTCATTCATGTACCAACCGACTATTTCCCCCGGGACGAGTTCGACAAGATCGTCGATGCGACCTATGTGTATGGCGATCCCCGCGGCGGGTTCATCCCGCTCGAGGATCTGAGACTGCGCCTCCGCGCCATGACACTGTTGATGCGCTGGAGCGGTCTACGCATTCGAGACGCGGTCACTCTGGAGAAGCCTCGTCTACAAGGGGACAGTCTATTTCTGTATCAGGCCAAAACCGGCACCCCTGTCTATGTGCCTCTCCCTCCGTTTGTCGTCAAGACGCTCAATGAACTTCCACCCGGCGCAAGGCCTAACCCGCGATATTTCTTCTGGAGCGGCAACGGAGAGCCGAAGAGCGCCGTCGCGAACTGGCAGCGGGCGTTCCGTCGGCTCTTTGAGATCGCTGCGATCAAAAAGCTGGATGGCACCCTCAAACGGTGCCACCCCCATATGTTTCGGGATACATTCGCCGTTGAAAATCTGTTGGCTGGGATCCCGATTGACCAGGTTTCGCTCCTTTTAGGTCACGCCTCAGTCAGGATCACAGAAAAGAGCTACGCTCCCTTCGTTAAAGCACGGCAACTGCAATTGCAAGAAAGCGTGCGCAATGCCTGGCAGATTGCTTCCCTGTGA